A segment of the Odoribacter splanchnicus DSM 20712 genome:
GAAAGAAGCACTCAAAATTACGGTCGATAATGTTAATCGGAGGTGGCGGGTAAGTATTCCTGCCGTTCATAGTTTTCTGGCCCGCTTTTATCTTTTCTGCCATGATTACGATCAGGCATTGAAATATGCAGATTTGGCTCTTCAGGCAGATGCCCGTCTGGTGGATTATAGTACGGAAATGTATTATGGTAATGAACAGAACTCCAGTCAGGGACCACTACAAGTACCTTATCTGTGGTGGGAAGCCATTTACGATCCTTCTGTAAAATTAGAGTGGGCGGAGTTTTATTATCAGTATTTCCTTTCTGCTTCCTGTGCCTATTTCTGCCCTAGCCGGGAAATGTTGAAATTGTATGATAAGGAAAATGATTTGCGGTATAAATATTTGATGTGTGAGAATTTTTCATGGAGGCATAATATCAAATATACTTATCCCGGATATGTTTATTTCAGAACCAGTATACCTTATGGAACTACGGTACAGGAAATGATACTTACGAAAGCGGAATGCCTGGCTCGTCAGGGAAAGTTTCAGCAAGCCATGGAAACGGTGAATATATTGCGGGCTAAAAGGATTGCACCCGGACCGGAGGTTAAGTTGTCGGCAGCGACAAAGGAAGAAGCTATTGCGAAAATTCTGGAAGAGAGAGTACGGGAGCTGACCTGGGGACTGAGGTGGTTCGATATCCGGCGGTTGAATTACAACGAAACGACTTTGGATGATGTGAACCTGAAACGTATATTCTATTCACATGACGGTTTGATTGTAAATAAAGAATCCCAGCCGATAGAGTATCGGTTGGAATTAAAAGATCGTCGGTTTGCCGAACCTATAAACAGTAATGAGATTTATCTGAGCCGGGGTCAAATTCAACAGAATACTTATTGAGGATTTTGATATTTAAGCTTGTAATAAATTCTTATTACTTAGGAATATTCAGTAAATGTCCCTATAAAATACAATGGCATATGAAGATGCCCCAGTATAATCACTTCATATGTCATTTTTATTGTCATTTTTCTGTATTTTCCCATATACTCTTATAGGCAGGACATGACGTTCCGGAAGAAGTCTGACGACCTCTTCTGATTTTTCGTTAAAATCATATCATGCTGCTTTCAGCGCTCTGTTCCTGACCTTATCTATCATCAGTATGGCATTTGCCGTATGTATTCCAAAGAAAATCCAAAGGATTTCCGTCTTCCTGTTCCGTGCCTTTATCCTTGAGAGTGAGTAATGTTGCTTTTGAGTGCCGAAGCTGCCTTCAAGCCTGGTGGCCCTTTCTTTGGAGAGTTCACTTCTGAGAACCTTTCTCAAGGATTCATCCCTGGCCGCCCTTCCCTTGCGTACAAAGGATGTTGATATTCCATATTTTGTACAGAACTTTCGGTTGGCATTATTGGCATATATGGAATCGGCAGCCACGCATCTTACCCTCACATTCATGAGCTTCTGCTGCATGCGGATGCAGTCCTTCAGGCGTATACCTTCGTTGAAAGCCTTGAACGAAAGATGTTCGATGAACGATATGCCGTCTATCTGTATGTTGTTGACCTTCGCACCGAACTCGACGGACTTTGTTTCCTTGCCTCTTACAATGGGACGTACATAATGACGGTCAATGCTGACGATGCGGTCCCTGACCTTCTTCCCTACAAACATTTCCTTTTCCTGTACAAGAACCTTTCTGATGATGGAAAGACGTTTCTGGTAATCCTGGGTATAGCGGAGTAAGGTTCCGTACTCTCGATGAATCTCATCCCTCTGTATGAGGAGCTTTTCAAGAAGCCTGATCATACGACGCTTGAGCATTTTTGTCCTCGAAGCCTTCCTTTTTCTTTTCTTGCAGTAGGACAGATAGGACTCCGCTACATTCCTGTATTTGTTGCGGGGACGTCTTATGCCAGGTTCCACACAATGCCTGCAGATATATCTATAGAGCCATTCAAGGCTTTCCCAAAGGAGTTTCATGTCAGTAGGATAACGCATATGGCTTTCATAGCATGTGGCATCGGCCATACAGACGTGAAGGCTGTCAAGATAGGGTTTCCAGTGTGAAGCCAGCACTTCCTGGAGGGAATCAATATCAAGACGGGACGCTATCTCATTGCGGATAGCACTGACTATCTTGTAGTTGGTTATGGGGAAGGACGGATTTATCATAATCCCGCAGAACATCTGGTAGTGTATGTTCCCGTTCAGATGTTCCACCAGCTGCCTGTCAGAGAATCCGGTGTATGCCTTCAGGACCATAAGGGCAATCTTTGCGCAGGGACTGAATATATTCCTGCGCCCCAGATGCTGGTCCGACAAGCCCACAGTCTTTGCTATATGCTCAAATGGAAATACCGAATGAAGCCTGCCAAGCTCACTCTCATGAAAACTTTTGCGGTATCTTTCCAGAATATCAAATTCTGTAAACCCCAAAGTAGGGTGAATTTCTGAAATATTTTGTATCTTAGCCATATCTTAGTCAGGGTATTTCCCCCGTTTTGGCTGCCAAACCTTATTTGCGGGGGAATACCTAAAGATACAAAAAAGCCAACTAATTCGCAATATTTTATGTATGAATTAGTTGGCTAATTTTATAGTATTTACTGAATGTCCCTAAAAAGAAAACGATCGATTTTTCCCAGATCGAACTGCCTGATAAGCAACTTTCTTTTCAAGAACAACTGATACAGGAAGAAACATATCGCTTGATCTCTAATGCAATTGCGGAATTACCTGTACAAAGTGGAAAAATTATGCAGATATCCGCGGGAGACAGATCGAGCGCGCCATCACAAAACTAAATCGAGGCGAAATTAACCGGCCCAAATCGCCCAACGACTGCCGGCGCTTTATGAAGCCAACCTACTTCGATACCAAAGGCAACCCTATCGAAACCATCACATCAGCAATCCTCGATTATGAACAAATCGCCGAAGAAGCACGCTACGATGGCTTCAACGCCCTTGCAACAGGCCTCGGCGACGACCCCTGCCAGATAATCCGCGTCAACTCATACCGTTGGGAAATTGAAGACTGCTTCCGGGTTGAGAAATCCGACCTCAACATGCGCCCCGTATACGTGCGCTCTCCAAAGCGCATCGCAGCTCACTTCTTTATATGCTTCCTCAGTCTGCTCATTAGGTCAGAGAGAAAAAAAATACAATAAAAATGGCATATGAGAGGATAGTAGTAAATCATCTGCATATGCCATCTTACTTTTTTAAGACATTTACTGAATATCCCTAACTACTAATTCATCGCTTATGCGCAACTTCATAGCGAATTTCGTTAGAATTCTCGGTATCTGCAAGGATTTCGCCGGAAATCGTGTTAATGAACTCGGAAATATACCTCGATGTGGTGTTGTTCCCAAATTTTCCGACCTTGAGGTTATAGCTCTTGGCATTACGGCCGAAGCGTTCGGCTTCGATAGCGAAAATCTTTTGTTTCATCGCCTGCATAATGAATGCAAGGCAGATTTGCCAAACTTGATCAGCCGAAGGCAGTTCAATGCCCGGCACAAGTTGCCGGCCCGGCTTGCAGAAGAAATCCGCAAAAATGTGGCAGTTGCCATTGACGGATCCGAGGATGTCTTTTGCATCGACTCCAAACCGGTCAAAGTTTGTCAAAACGCAAGAACCAAGCGCTGCACCATGGGACGGGATAATCGTGAGGCTGCGCCCGACTGGGGCTATTGCGCATCCCAAGGTATACACTACTATGGATATAAGCTCCATGCTGTCTGCGGAATACATGGTGTTATACATTCTTACGATATGACAGCGGCCAGTATTCACGATCTTCATTATCTCAAAAATTTCAATTCAACCGTTTTGCCAAAAATTCATCCAACATCTCCCCGGTCAAACCGTCGGCGATGACACGATTGTTTTTATCCAACACCAAAACACGAGGGATTGCCGTGATATTATAAGCCCTGGCAACTTCACCTGCCGTGTTCTTATAATCGCATGCCTGAATCCATGTCAGCCCATCAGTTTCAACTGCTTTTTTCCAATCCCCCTCACGAGCATCCATTGAAATTCCGATAATAACCAATCCTTTGTCTTTAAACTTCTCGTATGTTTTCACCATATTCGGATTCTCTTTTCTACAAGGAGCACACCAAGACGCCCAAAAATCAAGAATCTTTACCGGAGCTTTCACATCATATAGAGTGACGGTTGAACCATCCAGTGTCGGCAAAGTGAAATCAGGAGCCTGTCTTCCAACCTTTACTACCCCCAATTTATCATATCGGGCTTGTATCAGACGACCTTCCGGTGTGTTTTTCATTGCATCACTCAGCAGCTCAAATTTCACTTTCAAACGGTCGAAGTTCAAGTAATTATAACGATAATATACGATAGCCAAACCTAAAATATTATCCTTATTCGCTTCAATAAACTTGTTCTCCTCCTTATCATAGGCAATAGTCATACGATCCAACATCGCTCTTTCGTGCATTTTACCGGCAATGTCATGATTTTTTTCTGCCTCAAAATAACAGGCAAGAATAGAATCCCTATCACTGAAAACCTCTATTTCAACATCATCCAACGCATTTTTCCCAGCTTGCAGACGTCCGCCCTGAATATCGTAATTCCGGACATCCGCCAAATCTTTCGCTCTTATATTAAGCGTAAAAAGAGTATCTTCAAGCAACAACGGGATTCTCCCATTGACACCTTTGATTGTAAGAAAAGCCAATTTCGGTCCGTTAATAACACCCTCCATTTCAAAATCGCCGTTCACAGAACGCACTTCGTGTATGGTGTCCACTTTCCCCGTTTCATTAACCATTGTCATAAGCAAATCCGACTCATATTTATCAACATGCCCTTTTATGACATACTTCTTGACTTCTGATGAACAGCTACTCAATACAAAGCATCCCAATGACAACGATAATAATAACAATAATTTTTTCATAATTCTACAATTTAAATTTTATATTACTACTTGGATTCGTCATTTCTAAACCGATATGCAGCATCCACTATTTTTCCTAAATCCGTAAATTCCATTTTCAACTTCGGAGCAGATGTAACTTCCTGGAATTCGTACATTCTCAGTGCTCCCGAAACAGTTTCTTCCTTTGTCTTGTCATAACCGGCTATAATTAACCATTTTTCCCTTTCCCGCTCCCAATCCGCATATTGGATGTAAGGCACGAGCAAATTGAATTTCAATACTGAAATATGCTCATTGGGAAAAGAAAGTATCTTTTTCGCCTTTTCGTCGGGAGTGTTCATGTTAAACTGATAGATATCCCCCTGCTCTGTCGCATAGAACAACAACCTGTAAAACGGATGGAACGCAAATTTGGTTATCTTGTCGGAATTTGCCAGATTCAGACGCATGTAATGGCTGCGTTCAACTTTACAGTCACCATTCAATACCATCCCATATACATAGTATTCATCCCGCCCCGGTTCCTTTAGCACGGCAAAAACATATCCTTCGTTATTCCCTTCCATGTGCACCATATCTCTGCCTGTCTCGGCTTTATAATCCATATCCCCTCCAATAAAAAACAGTTCGGTCAAATACTCTTCCTTACTTTCCAGCATTACAAAACGACGGTTCGTTTCATCATACAGAATGGCAGCAGTTGTTGTCGGCCATTCCCAGAAGCCCTTATAACCAACAAAAGGAGACACTTTAAAATATTCTGACGTTTTCTTCAGTTTGTTTCTCGGAAAATCAAAAATACTTCCAAGAGAAATATATCTGGCATCTCTAAAATAAAGATCGCCATCCGCTGTAATAAGCATCTCACGAGCAGGGTCGGTACACCTAGACAATCCGCCACCAGCAATCTTAACCTTCTCCGGATTGTCTCCGAACTGATAAATTAAATCAGATTCTTCACTCGGTTGGAGCTTTTCCTTGTCCAAATCGAACGTTCCGGCTTCGCACCATAACAAACGGCTGCTCTTAGCTCTGTTATAATTATATATCAACTTATAAGGTTTGCCGAATTCAAAGTCACACTCCGACCAAATACCACGAGACACTATATTTTCGGTAGCTGAGATATGAGATACCATATCCAAGCTGGCCTTACTGTTTTCCTCACAAAGCAACATCCAGCCATCAGTCACCGCTGTACGCAGACGTACAAAAAAATCTTTTTTGTACGATACATTGGTCAGCGTGTCAGTCACCCAGAAAAAGCCCAGATAATCGCCAGCCTGTTCTCTCAAAGGATACGCCAGGTTCTTCTCATTGCCGATGATATACTTCTTCAACTGCTCCTCGCTCGGAATAGAATCATTGTTGTAAGAAGCTTTAATCGGCATCAAACGCCACTCAAATTTCAAATGATCTTCCGTGCCCCCCAAAGCTAAGGTCAACTTAGGATTTATTCTCAATGTATCGACATAAGTAAACTTGTTATACCAGTCATTATCAATGATTCCCCCTATCGTAACATCATTCAACTCTTTATAAGAGTAACTCCCTTCATCATCATAGCAGGCAATCAATACTATCGTCAAGAAAAATAAATACCATTTTTTCATAACATGTTCCAATTTTATATTCTACCAAATAATCACTGTGCCTCCGGTCCCATTGTCATCGGTTCCAGATTTTCATCAAGATACGGTTCCTCTTGCTCGTCGAGCCAACGCTGTACCTTCTTCGCATAGTATTTCAATTTAAAATCAGGAATAACATTGCTGCTTATAAATTCCTTACGGGAAACATCACACAAAGTGCAAATCAAATCGGCTTTCTTAAAACTCCATACTCCGAAGAAATCATTTTCATCTCTCCACCACCAAGGCTTTGGAAAATCTTCGTTCGATATAATTGTCATACTATGACCGATGAAATAAGGATTTCCATCACTATCCTTACGCCAATTAAACTCAGAATCAAACTCTTCGCTTTCCTCTATTACTACGGTCAGTATTCTGTTATATTTTCTCAAAGCCTCAGTCCTCAACATCGTAATTTGCAAGGAGGTTTTCTCGCAATTAGCCGGTAAAATCACTTCCTTGGTTATAGCCCGAAAGTCCACACCTTCAACTGCCCGTACAGAATCGGTCTTGCATAATTCAGTGCGAACCTGTATTTTACGGTCGTAATCTTTCACCTCACCAAAAAGATAAATCGGCAATTCTAATACCCGCTCCTGAATATCACTATCCACAGTTCCCCATGAATAGGTCATGGTATCGCGTTGAATTGAAAAATAAATAGAACTTCCACCTACATACCCATCAACCTCTGTAAGCTGACATGCCTGCAATATGGAGCTTATAATACCTATAATTAAAATCAAATGTTTCATAAACCATCTTTTTTTCATAAATCAACAATTCAATTGTATTTAGATTCTTCTTCCGGAATCAGAAGTTGATAATCCGACAGTGTCATTTGCTTCATTACATTGTAAGTGGCGTCATCCGCTCTGTGAATTGACGGATATTTCAAGCGCTTGTAATAAAAGAATAATTGTCCTTCTCCCCAAAACTCTCGAATATATTCCTTCTCAAGGGTGGAGGCTAGGTATCTTTCGTTTGTCACATTCCGAACACCCCGATGTGTCAACACTTGATTTAACCACACCAGTCCATCGCTCGCATTCGGCTCACATTCGGCTGCAATATAAAACGCTTCGGACATTCGCAACAAAGGGATAATTGTCCCAGCAATAGTATCCTGTGTTGCTTTGAACTTTTCAAACATATTATAGCTTGCTCCATTTATAATTTGCCTGTTTCTAAAGTAAGCCTCATATCTATAGTCATCTCTATTGTTTTCAAATATTTTGTCAATCTGACCTCCCAACGGAGCCAACATCACCAACGGCGACAGATTCTCTCCACCAAATAATGAGATATGTAAATTAGACAGTTTGAAATTCTGCAACCCCCAAAGAATCTCCGGATAAAAGACTCTGTCAGGGTCTGAACGCCCAGATGATACCGCTTCGCGGGTTACCCAGGGGAACCACTGTTCTTGAGCATCTATAACTTTACGAGCAGCCACCAATGCAGCCTCTTTATTGCCACGGTACAGCTCAGCACGAGCCAACAACAATTGGACTCCATATTTGTTCAGTCTATATTTTCTGTAAGATACAAATGCATTGTCATGAACCATATCCGTTCCTTCTTGCAGCACCGGATCGTCCTGCAGTAAAGAGTCGGCTCGATGCAAATCCTCGATAACGCAATTCATGAATTCGTCCGGTTTGCAAGACGGACGTTTGTCCAAAGAAAATTCCTTATAATAGGGCAAATTTACCGTCATGACATCCAAATCATATACAGGACCGAACAACCGGAAAATATCGAAATGCAAAAAAGCTCTCAAAGCATAACACTCACCCTTCAATAAATTGTAATACTCATCTGTCAATACATTTCTGTGGGATTCACAATTTTTCAAGAGAAGATTAATATTAGCAATCAAACTATATGCATCCTTCCATATACTTGCAAAACGAGCCTTACAACCTTGCTCGGTATATTTGTGGAGCATCAAATCATAATTAAACGCATTTGACTTATTCACACTATAGCGCTGAGCCATTATCTCAATCATTTCACAAGACAAATACTGGCCATAAAGAGAATTAGTATTTAGCTCTATGTAAATACCGTTCAATGCATTTTCAAAACCTTTGACAGATTCGAACACCACATCTTCAGCGACTCTGTCGTAAGGCTGGACATCCAACCAGGAATTACAGCTATTCAATCCCAGTAATATCGTGAACAATAAAAATAAATTCTTCATACTTCTATCTTTTATTAATTGTCAATCCTTATAGTATCGCACCCAAAGAGAATGAGATGCTTCTTGCAAACGGATAATACAATCCCCTCTCATCTTCTAACGTTGAAAAACGAGCAATAGAATTCATATACATATTGATATTCAGAGAAGAAATTCTAAGTGCCTTCTTCAACCACTTGCTATCGAATTGATATCCCAGACGAACTGATTCAATTGAAAGATAATTTTCCTTCATGACAAAACGCGAAGACATCGGAGTTGACTCTGTCAAAGAAATACTCTTGAATTTAGCCTTATCGCCCGGTTTTTTCCAACGATTATACAATGCCCGCCGGTCTTGGTTTGTTGTAATACTTCTTGAAGATATGTTCTCAACCTTGTTAAACAGAGTAGAATTGAATACATCAGCGCCGAAGCTATAACGCAATTGCAGGCTCGCAGACCATCCTTTATAATAGAACGTGTTGCCCCATACACCCTCCAAAGTAGGGCGAGAGTCACCCACTTCAACCTCGTCTTTATAATCAAAGGTATAGGTCAAAGTTCCGTCCTTTTTTACAAATATTTCCTGACCTGTTGCCGGATCTATACCCCTGGACCTTACAGCCCACAGCGCAGTCGGGCTCCCGCCATCGTAATATCTTGTGAGATTTTTGGAAATATTTTCTTGATTATACGCATTGAGGCTACGCCCTATATTCTTATAAAATGCTGTCCCATATCTGAAATTCACACTCATGGTATAATTGATACTCTCTTGTGGCTTGTATAAGATTGCATAGCGGATAGTTCCATTGACTCCTTTGTCAACTTGCACTCCTATATTAGTCCTACGTTTTTCTACTCCCATAGAAACGGGAATCCCGATATCTGCAATCAACGGATCAGTGCGCTTATGATAGAAATCAACTGTTACATGAAAACGATTGGAAAACATACTTAAGTTAATACCTATATTTTTGTCTAAAGTTCTCTGCCAAGCCAAGTTCGGATCACCAAATTTCGAAACAAGAACTCCTGTACCAAAATTATTCAACATCCAGTTGTTGAAATAATAGGTTGTAATTGCCGAATAAGAACTGAAATTCTGGTTTCCGGGATTACCGACAGATCCTCTTAACTTCAAAACATTTATAAACGATGCCTTATCTTTCATAAACTTTTCTCTATGAACATTCCAAGCCAAACCAACAGACCACGTTGTAGAAAAACGTTTGTTTGCTCCGAATACAGAAGTCCCGTCCGAACGAAGGTTGACATCCAGCAAATAGCGTCCATCATAAACATAACCTCCATTCAAGTAGAAATTGGCATTGCGATTTTTATTCTCCGCATAGCCTGGCTTCCCTCCTTCCGGATAGCTATTGGCAAAACTGGGTCTTGTAAAATTGCCTTCAGGGAATCCTTGAGCAGAAAAACTTTTCGTTTTCATATCATTTTCACGGATATTGGCACCGACAGCAACATTTATCATGTGCTTACCTCCCAATAATTGACCATAAGTCACGGTGAAATCTGCACTCCATGTCAATGAATTACTTGTTGAACTAAAATAACTTCCCTTGCGTAAAGGCTCAACTTTGGCGAATTGTGTATTATTCGGTGATGTAAATGTTTCCGTTTCGGTAATACTTTTGGTTATTCCCACTCTTCCCCGAATATTCAATGCATCAATCGGACGCGCCTCTATACTAAGATTATTTCTTACACTGAAAGAGTTTCCCTTATTATAACTGTTTTGAGCATCATTATAACTTGGATTTGCCACCTGAACCTGTCGATAAACAACGCCTGCTATATTTTCTGCCTGCCAATCTTCTAGCCAACGGTCTGTACTTCCTGATTTCTTCTCATAATAAGGATTCGCTTTGGCATATTCCGAAAAAGAAACGATAGGATTATCACTCCTATTCCAATCCACCGACACTTTATTCATAAAGTTGAATCCCTTTTTACGGTAGATTAAATCCAGAGACAGTCCCATAATATCACGTATAGAGCTTTTCATCACACCTTGAACACCGGAATAGTTAGCGCCCAATCCATAACGCATCTGATTATCGCCTCCTTCCATATAAATGTTATGCCTATGAGTCAAGCCCAAACGCAAAGGCTCGGACAACCAATAAGAATCCACCCCTCTCTTTACATCACGCAACAAACGGTTGTAACGTCCTGTCAACTGTTCCTGTTCAATAGCAGATACACTTGTAAAGGTTCCGGACAATCGCTCGAATTCAAGTTTTTCTTCGGCATTCATCAGATTATAATCAGTCAAATCGGCAAATGAGATGTCCACATTGCCATTATAACTCAAACGCAATTGACCACGAGCAGGAGATTTTGTTTCGACAACTACAACTCCATTGGCTGCCTTTGAACCATATATTGCCGTTGAAGCCGCATCCTTCAAAATTGTTACGGATGCAACTCTATCTATATTCAAGTCCATAATAACCTGCAATGTCGTCTCAAATCCATCCAGAATGAATAGAGGCTGATTGGGGTCCTGACCATATTCCTCCTTTAATCCCACAATACTACTTTTCCCCCGAATCTCAATATCCGGCAAACGGTTGGGGTCCGAACCATATTCTTTACTTTCCAAAACATGAAAAGCAGGGTCCAGCGTTTTCAAGCTCTGCAAAATATTCTGATTACCAATCATTTTTAAATCTTCTGCCGTATAAGTCTGCGAAGAACCAGTAAAACTCTCTTTATTACGGGTGTAGATACCGGTCACGACAACATCATCCAATGCTATCGTTTCTTCTTGCAACACAATATTGATGACATTTTTCCCCGCATAAGCTTTCTCCACCGTCTTCATACCAACAAAAGAAAACGTTAAAGAAAATTTTTCAGGAGCATTGGGAACTACTAATTTATAGTTTCCGTTAGCATCCGTTAAAGTTCCAAAACCCAATCCTTTAATGACAACTGTCACCCCTGACAACGGCTCCCCTTTCTCATCTGTAACCTTACCTATAATCTCCACTCTTGCCTTCTTTTCTTCTACAGATTTTTCTTGGGGAACAATAATAATGATACCTCTTTCCTGACGGTAGGTCAGATTTGTTTTCCCCAATATCTCATCCAATACAACACTCAAATCCTTCTCTAAGAATTTACCGGAAGCCCTACCAGTTT
Coding sequences within it:
- a CDS encoding RagB/SusD family nutrient uptake outer membrane protein, producing MERYIKIAGGKMRVILCLLVWMLVGAACDSFLDIAPSKKTNIELSKVEHLDALLAAINTTTGNTSLVLSPDITEISTDLYDKTNNGAPFYQHGIAYYLWMNQEVADLSGSGTWSSAYKNIFTANTVLENLSRVTGDEALKADLKAEAHFIRAFQNWELLNTYCLPYSPENMKEPGIPHKTSTSFEQSLVRMNLEESYRFVEEDLKEALKITVDNVNRRWRVSIPAVHSFLARFYLFCHDYDQALKYADLALQADARLVDYSTEMYYGNEQNSSQGPLQVPYLWWEAIYDPSVKLEWAEFYYQYFLSASCAYFCPSREMLKLYDKENDLRYKYLMCENFSWRHNIKYTYPGYVYFRTSIPYGTTVQEMILTKAECLARQGKFQQAMETVNILRAKRIAPGPEVKLSAATKEEAIAKILEERVRELTWGLRWFDIRRLNYNETTLDDVNLKRIFYSHDGLIVNKESQPIEYRLELKDRRFAEPINSNEIYLSRGQIQQNTY
- a CDS encoding transposase, coding for MAKIQNISEIHPTLGFTEFDILERYRKSFHESELGRLHSVFPFEHIAKTVGLSDQHLGRRNIFSPCAKIALMVLKAYTGFSDRQLVEHLNGNIHYQMFCGIMINPSFPITNYKIVSAIRNEIASRLDIDSLQEVLASHWKPYLDSLHVCMADATCYESHMRYPTDMKLLWESLEWLYRYICRHCVEPGIRRPRNKYRNVAESYLSYCKKRKRKASRTKMLKRRMIRLLEKLLIQRDEIHREYGTLLRYTQDYQKRLSIIRKVLVQEKEMFVGKKVRDRIVSIDRHYVRPIVRGKETKSVEFGAKVNNIQIDGISFIEHLSFKAFNEGIRLKDCIRMQQKLMNVRVRCVAADSIYANNANRKFCTKYGISTSFVRKGRAARDESLRKVLRSELSKERATRLEGSFGTQKQHYSLSRIKARNRKTEILWIFFGIHTANAILMIDKVRNRALKAA
- a CDS encoding TlpA disulfide reductase family protein, whose product is MKKLLLLLSLSLGCFVLSSCSSEVKKYVIKGHVDKYESDLLMTMVNETGKVDTIHEVRSVNGDFEMEGVINGPKLAFLTIKGVNGRIPLLLEDTLFTLNIRAKDLADVRNYDIQGGRLQAGKNALDDVEIEVFSDRDSILACYFEAEKNHDIAGKMHERAMLDRMTIAYDKEENKFIEANKDNILGLAIVYYRYNYLNFDRLKVKFELLSDAMKNTPEGRLIQARYDKLGVVKVGRQAPDFTLPTLDGSTVTLYDVKAPVKILDFWASWCAPCRKENPNMVKTYEKFKDKGLVIIGISMDAREGDWKKAVETDGLTWIQACDYKNTAGEVARAYNITAIPRVLVLDKNNRVIADGLTGEMLDEFLAKRLN
- a CDS encoding PKD-like family lipoprotein; translated protein: MKKWYLFFLTIVLIACYDDEGSYSYKELNDVTIGGIIDNDWYNKFTYVDTLRINPKLTLALGGTEDHLKFEWRLMPIKASYNNDSIPSEEQLKKYIIGNEKNLAYPLREQAGDYLGFFWVTDTLTNVSYKKDFFVRLRTAVTDGWMLLCEENSKASLDMVSHISATENIVSRGIWSECDFEFGKPYKLIYNYNRAKSSRLLWCEAGTFDLDKEKLQPSEESDLIYQFGDNPEKVKIAGGGLSRCTDPAREMLITADGDLYFRDARYISLGSIFDFPRNKLKKTSEYFKVSPFVGYKGFWEWPTTTAAILYDETNRRFVMLESKEEYLTELFFIGGDMDYKAETGRDMVHMEGNNEGYVFAVLKEPGRDEYYVYGMVLNGDCKVERSHYMRLNLANSDKITKFAFHPFYRLLFYATEQGDIYQFNMNTPDEKAKKILSFPNEHISVLKFNLLVPYIQYADWEREREKWLIIAGYDKTKEETVSGALRMYEFQEVTSAPKLKMEFTDLGKIVDAAYRFRNDESK
- a CDS encoding DUF4843 domain-containing protein, yielding MKHLILIIGIISSILQACQLTEVDGYVGGSSIYFSIQRDTMTYSWGTVDSDIQERVLELPIYLFGEVKDYDRKIQVRTELCKTDSVRAVEGVDFRAITKEVILPANCEKTSLQITMLRTEALRKYNRILTVVIEESEEFDSEFNWRKDSDGNPYFIGHSMTIISNEDFPKPWWWRDENDFFGVWSFKKADLICTLCDVSRKEFISSNVIPDFKLKYYAKKVQRWLDEQEEPYLDENLEPMTMGPEAQ
- a CDS encoding RagB/SusD family nutrient uptake outer membrane protein — translated: MKNLFLLFTILLGLNSCNSWLDVQPYDRVAEDVVFESVKGFENALNGIYIELNTNSLYGQYLSCEMIEIMAQRYSVNKSNAFNYDLMLHKYTEQGCKARFASIWKDAYSLIANINLLLKNCESHRNVLTDEYYNLLKGECYALRAFLHFDIFRLFGPVYDLDVMTVNLPYYKEFSLDKRPSCKPDEFMNCVIEDLHRADSLLQDDPVLQEGTDMVHDNAFVSYRKYRLNKYGVQLLLARAELYRGNKEAALVAARKVIDAQEQWFPWVTREAVSSGRSDPDRVFYPEILWGLQNFKLSNLHISLFGGENLSPLVMLAPLGGQIDKIFENNRDDYRYEAYFRNRQIINGASYNMFEKFKATQDTIAGTIIPLLRMSEAFYIAAECEPNASDGLVWLNQVLTHRGVRNVTNERYLASTLEKEYIREFWGEGQLFFYYKRLKYPSIHRADDATYNVMKQMTLSDYQLLIPEEESKYN
- a CDS encoding SusC/RagA family TonB-linked outer membrane protein, with protein sequence MLLFQISAVAYSQKKVTLDVNGMEMVDVIQELRKQTGYKFFFNHNELKKTGRASGKFLEKDLSVVLDEILGKTNLTYRQERGIIIIVPQEKSVEEKKARVEIIGKVTDEKGEPLSGVTVVIKGLGFGTLTDANGNYKLVVPNAPEKFSLTFSFVGMKTVEKAYAGKNVINIVLQEETIALDDVVVTGIYTRNKESFTGSSQTYTAEDLKMIGNQNILQSLKTLDPAFHVLESKEYGSDPNRLPDIEIRGKSSIVGLKEEYGQDPNQPLFILDGFETTLQVIMDLNIDRVASVTILKDAASTAIYGSKAANGVVVVETKSPARGQLRLSYNGNVDISFADLTDYNLMNAEEKLEFERLSGTFTSVSAIEQEQLTGRYNRLLRDVKRGVDSYWLSEPLRLGLTHRHNIYMEGGDNQMRYGLGANYSGVQGVMKSSIRDIMGLSLDLIYRKKGFNFMNKVSVDWNRSDNPIVSFSEYAKANPYYEKKSGSTDRWLEDWQAENIAGVVYRQVQVANPSYNDAQNSYNKGNSFSVRNNLSIEARPIDALNIRGRVGITKSITETETFTSPNNTQFAKVEPLRKGSYFSSTSNSLTWSADFTVTYGQLLGGKHMINVAVGANIRENDMKTKSFSAQGFPEGNFTRPSFANSYPEGGKPGYAENKNRNANFYLNGGYVYDGRYLLDVNLRSDGTSVFGANKRFSTTWSVGLAWNVHREKFMKDKASFINVLKLRGSVGNPGNQNFSSYSAITTYYFNNWMLNNFGTGVLVSKFGDPNLAWQRTLDKNIGINLSMFSNRFHVTVDFYHKRTDPLIADIGIPVSMGVEKRRTNIGVQVDKGVNGTIRYAILYKPQESINYTMSVNFRYGTAFYKNIGRSLNAYNQENISKNLTRYYDGGSPTALWAVRSRGIDPATGQEIFVKKDGTLTYTFDYKDEVEVGDSRPTLEGVWGNTFYYKGWSASLQLRYSFGADVFNSTLFNKVENISSRSITTNQDRRALYNRWKKPGDKAKFKSISLTESTPMSSRFVMKENYLSIESVRLGYQFDSKWLKKALRISSLNINMYMNSIARFSTLEDERGLYYPFARSISFSLGAIL